The Diorhabda sublineata isolate icDioSubl1.1 chromosome 9, icDioSubl1.1, whole genome shotgun sequence nucleotide sequence tATATAcatgtttcagtttttttttgtgcTTTTCAGCGTAGTCATTATAGAACAAATGTGAGTCAAATATTTCGTTAGGGCTTCGTATATCAGTATGTCCGAAAGTAAGTTCAAATGGTGTAAAGTTTGTTGAGCTGTGAGAGTACTACTATAGCCTAGTATAGCATAgttcattaaattgtttttatcatctggataaatttgtttaaatattcttaatttttcgAATGTAAACGTTCAGCTgttgagttggacttagggttAGTTGCGGTCGTGACGTGTTCGTCAATTTTATGGAGAGCCAGTATATCTTTtactgttttattattaaattcggTTCCTTTGTCTAGAACTAGAGTTTGTAGAACACCGaaagatgtaaaatatttaattaaagatTTACTAATGATAACAGCGTCCTTGCCTTCGATAAAAATTGCTTGTGTGAATTTTGAAGAAGCATCTGTGAgagttaaatataattttccataGAAAGTTGATATTTCTATGTGTACAATCTGAAATGGCTTAGTAGCGGTTTCTGTTAACATGagagattttaaatttttccaataataagcGTGATAAACAGTCATTGGTATTGATTTCACCTTTTTTACACATGATGTAGTAGTCATACTCTTCGAGACTTAGGCGCCATCTGACTAATTTTGAATTGGTTCCTTGAGACTGAAGAGAAGTTAAAGGTTTGTGGTCTGTGTAAATAATGAAGGAGCGGCGATACAAATAAGAACGGAAATGTTTGCATGCCCTATAGCTAACTATAGCTAAAAGTTCCTTTTCAATAGTAGAGTACCTAGTTTCACTTTTGTTGAGCGTTCTCGGTGCATATGCAACTGCTCTGTCACGAGGTACTTCTTGCGATGATATACCTCCAATAGAGAAATTACTTGCATCAGTCGTAAACACAAAAGATTTGTTAAAGTCAGAATAAATGAGTACAGGGACAAACGTTAAAACAATTCGTCATTGTGTATGATTTTAATTCTCTTTTTGTGATATTCAGTAAGTGGCTTAGTAATTTTTGCAAAGTCTTGAATGAATCGCCTATAATAACCGAGGTCTAAAAAGCTTTTGATTTCTTTCGTATTTCGAggtattggaaaattttttatcgcagAGGTATTTTCTCATGTGATAACGTGGCCTAAATATTAAACAGTTTTAATTGTACTTTCCAGTTACTTTGAGTAATTCAAATACCTTTTTCAATCGTTCAATATGTTCCTGTAGTGATGTACTGTATATAGATAAACaacacaaattttgttttataaacctTGCAAAACTGAattcattattctttgaaaCGTGGAAGGGGcattttttaaaccaaaagGCATTCTTTGGAATTCATAGTGCCCTTCCTCAGTGCTAAATGCGGTTTTTTCTATGACTTCTTCGCATACCTGAATTTGATGAAAACCTGAACAAAGAtatattgtagaaaaataaGTTGCTTCACCTAATTTATCTGGAATGTCTCTGATGGGAGGTATTGGGTACTATTGTCTACTGTTTGTTCATCTAACGTCTAAAAATCTATAGTTCCAGAGCGggctacataaaaaattaaaaaaaatcattaggaAACGATTAAAACTCGCTGAAATATAATCTTTTCTATTTTCGCGCGCATGATTTCATGCCGCTTACTCATTTTCGGCCGTTTAGCGCCGCTATGAAAATGggattctaatttttttttgtagattcatTTACAGTGCTAATTATTAACCGATTTTCatgaacttttttataaaatgtctgttttattttgttttatctttgcGAAAATTCCTTCAGTAATGTTTATTGGCTCATGGTGCCCCAAGAAACTTTGAAGAACTTTGGTTTAAGATGATGCTTCCTCCTCAAAAATGCGTTGACGTAATCGTTCATTTTACGCGcccatttaatttttaattcattacgATATTTTTGCATGCAATATAATAATAAGAGGATTCGATTTGAGCTGTATaaccaatatataaataaacaaaatttcctaGATACCAAATTCAAAATGTTGTGATTAGGAAAAAAATCCGTTATTGATTCGCAAAGAAATTAAGTCTATGAGCGAAAACTTTTAGATAATGACCTTCGCTGTACGACCCACCCTAAAAATTTTCACCCGAGTAATTGGCATGATGTCATACGcgcgaaaaaaaaaagattgaatCTCAGCGAGTTTTCATCATTtcccaatgattttttttaatttgaggcAGCGGAAACAGatagtttcaataaaaccaacaaaaataattttcatttgagcCGAAAgcgaaaagttttcattttcacaAGTACGtcgattttccttatttttgcCGGAGGTTATCTGACCTGTAACACTTCTGGCGTTATTACATCACTCTTAGTTAGGACCCCAAAAGTCAAGTAAAAAAGTTTGACGCGTATACCACGGTTTTTCGGATGAATTTTCCGACATTTTCGGTCGCTTCTGACGAGGGTTTCCCGACCTGAAAAACTTCTGGCGCTATTACACCGCTACTAGTTGAGAGTTCGGCCTCACGTTCCAAAAGATTTCACTTGTGTACCATATCAGATTTTTTGGACAGATTTTCCGGCACTTTCGGCCACTTCTGGCGAGGCTTTCCCGACCTCCAAAACTTCTGTCGTTATTACACCGttcttatttgaggtttgaGGTTCGGACCCCACGATCAAAGAGTTTTCATTCGTGTACCATATGAGGTTTTCTAGCCCATCTTTTCGCCCGGGAAAACCGGCTGgaattttcatatccgacctgtacAGAGCGCCAGAAATACCGTTTGGTGATGTACAAATTACGGGCCCCCCGTTCCCAAGCTCAAACATAGTGTACCTTATCGATGCTCCCCGACTACTATTACCATTCTCCAAGAGCGTTTTCCAGTAACGGGGTTAAAAGCTTTTAGCTATTAGTTAATTCAGCTACTTGTGACCTAACTTTTTCTTAATGAGCTTAAGGAAAGCGATACGATTTGGTATAGGAGATTTTATGTTTCACGTGATTCGTAAAAGTTAAACGAATGCCTTCACAATAAAAGATATCCCCATATTCAAAGAGTTATTTTTTGGTAGCGTCTTTTTATTTAGATTTGCAGTGGTCAAgtctttcaaattttcttttaacattTTATCATAATGATCGGCCATTATTTCATCAGTTCCCTTTTCTCTACACAATAAACCTGAGCTAAATCTATTGGTTCTATATCAAGATTTTCACCGGCTTTTCATTTACGTTTGTTATAGCAGTGATAGAATAATTATTACGGACAGTGACTAGAGCTTTGGGCATTTCGATACCGCtaccaaaattttcatatttgaaaatactgaaaactGGAATATTAGCAACTCGACATGAAAAGAAACACGCcgtttgtttattaaatttctccttgaaaataaaatttttataatcaatttatcaAGCTTCTCGTGCTACCGGTGTCTATTAAGAATCTAGCATTAATTTCAGGAATTACATGGAAGATTTGTTTTTAATGCATTTACTTGTATTATTTTCGACATTCGTAAGTCGGGGCCGGACAAAAATTTACATTGTCATTTCATTACCATAATAAGAATATTGAGTTTCTTGAGGATGAACATAGTCAGGTTGCTCTGGttcgaataaattttcaagtgaTGATTAACCGCTTGGTTAAATAATTATGGGCTGTGTATTcaggattattttttattttaaaaaagtatttcctGATGAAGTGTCCATCGGTTCGGGTTTATATTGATTTTGAGAGGGAGGACGATTCACGAATTGATGGGGACTTCTTTGTTGGAATACAGAATTATTATTGAATCTTTGGAAATAAGGTTGTCGTTGTACGAAGTAATTACTGGAGTTTCTATTAAAGGAGTTATAAGTAGGCGTATTTGGTTGTGTAGCTACGGGTGGACGTGGTACTGAGTTTTAAAACGTTGGAGTCTGTGAGAAATTTGTATGGAAATTTAGTTGCTGTGGCGAAGGAAATGTGCGTTAATTGaaatttggatttatttttgagtttgttGGAGCAAAGTACGAATTATTTCTCGCAGAAGTGAATCTAGAAAATggtttgatattattttgggtatttatattattagaaCTTTGTGCGAAGTAAAGGAAATTTTCTTCCTCTAAAACCAAGCTCATAGCTTTTTCCAAACTGTCCGGATTACTTAGCctaatatttgtttaaatagaAAACGGGAAACTTCTAATAAACGTTTTTAACGATAAATCATCATaacttttaaatattattgttctTTGTGTAGCTGGTATattcaaagaatttaattttgaaatgattGAGCTCCGCGAATGTTGACAACGCTTGCCAAATGTGTATGGTATCTTATTATAATAAGGCCTTAAAGCTATCAAGTCTTGTATCAAACAATCTATGTGTCTCTGATCACTAAAACTAAAATCGCTTTACTAGGTAGTCAGTTCAATTCTAGAGCTTCTTAGTAATTGTGCTCTACCTGTCAATTCGCTTAATATCgctcttaataaaaaaatatttattgcattattatttcactttgacaatttaaaaaccaaataattgatacaaCAAATGAATTTAATGTTAGCCAATATTGATTACGTATGCtcttttatacaaaatgaacaagaaagaaattttatagCCAAAGCAACCAACATTTTAACTAACCACATTCATGAATCGAAACAATCTTCTGATTTTAGAGATCTTTtacataaaaccaaaaaatttttaaaggaaaatccaaatttaatatGTAATGCCACAGTTATTATggagaaactgaaaaaaaaactacaaaaaatgatcaatgcattaataagaaaactgatttaaataacctcattgtaatttatgcatatcttttagattttgtaaaaacaaattctataaaaattcaacgccattaacaaccaaccAACCTCACCTAATCcataaaattcaacttcactCAACTTCAACTACATTCTTAGAAATTCTTATTTAACAAcaaattatgagaaattttatttctcattctCATAAAATTATTCTCTTTTCATATCTGTAACAATAAACTTGTTATtgcttaataaatatattttttaaaaacgaaatttcctttaagaaaaataaagtcaAATTGTAGGAAATCAAAATTACTAAAAAGTTCACGAACATATAGTGCGTAACAAAATTTCGGATCGTGCGAAATAGTTTAGTGAGTTTACGACTTTAACGTTTTAAGTGCGAATTCATCGAACTGTATTAAACTAGCAATTTGTGCAATAGCACTTTAGAGGTGAATGTTGGAGACAACAGAGAATTAACTGAGGGAGAAGATTTTCAAAGCCAATTCATCGGTAACGTAAGTGCCTTATTGTCCTCTTCTTGCCTTTCCTCCTTTTCACTAGTTTTCTGAAAGATAGTAATAATTAATAAGTTTgtagtaataaaacaaaaaaaattagtgaaaagaaattattaattgatgAGCGAATTAAACTCTAGTAAGCTTGATAGCATAGtgtaattattcaataatatttgttcAGACGAAAATAACGTAGAGCAAACTAGTATTAACAGAATGGCTCCTCCTGCAGTGAAATGGAATCTTTTCAaatccaaaatatcaaaaattaaaccTTTTAACGGTTAtagtgaatatttcaataaattcatttaatagtCATATAATTCATAATGATGCAGAATTAAATTCACACATGATAGAATGTATTCAAAAGAAATTAGAAGGTAGAGCAGCATTCATGGTCGGTAACACAGTTGAATTAAATACttagacaaaattaaaaacagtcTTATTATAATGTTGAGATGCTGATGTAATGCTGAGAGAAGGAATTTAAATTGTCTTGTGAAAGAGTTGATATGAGCtaaattatattgattgattgatatatatatatatatatatatatatatatatatatatatatatatatatatatatatatacattatatactagttttcttcaaccatttgatacatatattttttttctctaatttctttGGTTCGTAGGTTGTTTAGATGAAATTATCAAACTTCGATggaatatcacatttttatattagatatGTATAACTTAACGTTTCGCTACTTCCTTGGGAGttatcagaaaaattgaaatacattttgtCAAAACATAACATCAATATAAGTCATAGATCACACAATACATTATCACCTCTATtcactaaaaaacaaaattaaagacactaagaaatcaaatattatatattccataCCATGTCTGAATTGtcctaaaaattatataggaataACTGCACAATacttgaagaaaattaaatgttcacaAATATATCAACTAGAATTTTGTTCTAACATgaggaattaattttttcctagtccttacatctcaaatatatattagtagtcaaaattatttgtagttttattagaatttacaaaatagatgtatatatatatatatatatatatatatatatatatgtaacgAGGTCTTTTCTttttgggaacgtggcaatgaaacaccaaagtagactaattttaatatattttccgagatctcgaatacttatgtattcaacCTTTTTTAGCTTATAGACGcaataaattttacaatgaaagaATGTCTAGGATATACTTCTATGAATTCTCAGTCAGATAAATCAGTTGTTATTAGTAGGCATAATAGCAATCTCAAAATAAGTGAATACGAACTTGCTGATTTAAAAAtaggatttaaaatttttttgaatactgACAATCAAACATTACTTTCAGAAGCTATTGGGAAAGGTGAGTGCATATTTACaattaaagaaaacatttttcccGTATCTAATTCTCATATTCCTTAGTTAATCTATTTATATTATCGTTGTAATTATATGAGTAAAAATAcaactaaaaattataaaatactgtagattaaaataaaaaatgtgatatcCACAATTTTAGCTTTGACCCTTTTAAAAGTGGATGCGATAAATGATGCAATAGTAACTTTAAAACAAAAGTCGTCAGAGGATGAAAAAGATgatctacaaaaaataaaatcaatgtgGAAAGTTTTAGAAGATTTAGTTGAGGTGGgacaaattaaacaaattggAGTCGCTGATGTGGAAGAGAGAACATTTAAAGCACTTCATGAATGGGCTAAAGTTAAACCCAGTATTATCCAAGTAAATTTAGCCACCTGTTGTATAGTACCACCAACATTACAAGCTTTTTGTAAAGAAAATGACATTAAATTATTAACACATAGTGATGCGGCAGGTAAgtcattaatattttattaattcttctaaATCTGCATTCCGAAGTGAGATAAATACAGAACTGCtacaattattgtaaatagtCGGTAACTTTGTTTTTGCTATTGAAAAGTGTGAAAAAAGAAGTTCTCTTTTGATAAATCA carries:
- the LOC130449065 gene encoding glutamate--cysteine ligase regulatory subunit; this encodes MPNINLESIHNVIVDTGNILYINDIMKKPNQNTSEELIDAINFTMKECLGYTSMNSQSDKSVVISRHNSNLKISEYELADLKIGFKIFLNTDNQTLLSEAIGKALTLLKVDAINDAIVTLKQKSSEDEKDDLQKIKSMWKVLEDLVEVGQIKQIGVADVEERTFKALHEWAKVKPSIIQVNLATCCIVPPTLQAFCKENDIKLLTHSDAADMLPAESIQNLFGKPLLLQWALRFSIHVKCRGVLTTKGYLLNFIKQ